TATACTTCGCACCCATCACAGTGTCATTTGTTCACATTTGCACCACATTTTACAAGAGTATTCACTTCGCACTAGGTCCTGTAGAAAAGCATATTTGAAAACACCTTAATAAGTTCGTACATGTGTATCATAGGATGAAATATATATCTATAGATTTTAGAATAAATCCAAGCTTAAAAGGGCCTAAGTGAGAAGTTCTGAATGAGTTTAGGGACCTGTTGTCTAACCTCGTGAGGTTGAAGGCTGGAGATGAATCAAACCCTATTATTGAAAAAAATAGGTTTATGGTCCTGCGGGGCAATTTGTAATTTTTTTTTATGTCTGTGCAAATGCAACCTCCCAACGTATTTTGTCTACTTTTCAGTGCTTTGGTAGGTCTCTTTTTCCCAGCAGTCACTGGAATCATGGCTGGCTCAAACCGATCTGCATCACTGAAAGATACACAACGTTCAATACCAATTGGAACATTATTCGCAACTCTTACAACAACTGCTATGTACTTGTTTTCTGTGCTTCTATTTGGAGCCTTGTCCACAAGAGAAGAGCTTCTAACTGATAGGTACGCGTTTTTTTGATGCTGCAAGTTATTATTGCCCCCACTATAGAATTTTAGATAATGTGTTCTCTAGGGTTTGAATAATTTCTTTGTAGATAATATTGATTCATTGCTTGTAGAAGAACATGTTTCTTATCTGTAGCTATCAGAAAGTTCTATAGACTAATCTACTGTATATGGTCAATATTCATGCTTTATACAATGCACATATTTGCTGAATCTGTTTTTGTCTCTACATTGTTTTATCAAACAAATttgttctgacagcatggctgtaGGCTATTGTGTAGTTCTATCTTAGCCCCTTAAGTGGCTACATTACCGAGTTATTTTGTGGTAAGCTCATAAATATCCTTGATACTTGCAGGCTTCTTACTGCTACAGTGGCATGGCCTGCTCCAGTAGTGATTTACATTGGTATTATCCTGTCCACTTTAGGTGCAGCGTTACAGAGTTTGACAGGGGCCCCAAGGTTACTAGCAGCGATAGCAAATGATGACATCCTTCCAGTTCTTAATTACTTCAAGGTTTCTGAAGGAGGCGAGCCTCATGCAGCAACTTTATTCACAGCATTAATTTGTATTGGATGTGTTATTATCGGGAACTTAGATTTAATCACACCCACTATCACTATGTTTTTTCTGCTGTGCTATGCTGGTGTGAACCTGTCATGCTTTCTGCTTGACTTACTTGATGCTCCTAGTTGGCGCCCTCGATGGAAATTGCACCACTGGAGTCTTTCACTTGTTGGTGCATTGCTTTGCGTTGGTATGCCTTTTGACTCTTTAGCATTTTACTTTGTCATTCATGACATCCATCCTGAGCTGCCTGTAATACTTTTACTGAATATATATTGATTTATGTACGTTAAAATGTTTAGTTGATTTAGACATTATTGAATTTTTTGTTCACATGTATGCTTTTCATCCAACGAACTTCTCCTAACCTGCACTAAGTATTGTTTACCTCATATTTTTTGATGGCCCACGGCTAGTTAAAATGCATCCCTTCATTGTGCTCATAGTAATGCTTTCCACTTACATGAATCTTTCTCTCAAATTTCAGTTATCATGTTTTTGATCTCTTGGTCTTTCACTGTTATCTCACTTGCCCTTGCAAGCCTCATCTATTACTATGTGAGTATACAAGGGAAGGCTGGAGACTGGGGAGATGGGTTCAAGAGTGCATATTTTCAGTTGGCACTTCGAAGTCTCAGATCGTTAGGAGGTATATGGCTTCTTGCATAGCAAAGAAATAGTCATAAGTAAACCATAcagaccccccccccccatcgTTCTAACACTCACTGTTCTTGTTGCAGCAAACCAAGTTCATCCTAAGAATTGGTACCCCATTCCTCTGATATTATGCCGCCCTTGGGGTAAACTTCCAGAAAATGTCCCCTGTCATCCAAAACTTGCAGATTTTGCTAATTGTATGAAGAAAAAAGGCCGCGGTATGTCAATATTTGTCTCAACAATTGATGGTGATTATCATGAACTGGCTGAGGATGCTAAGACAGCCTGTCATCAGCTGGAAGCCTACATTGAGTACAAACGTTGTGAGGGTGTTGCGGAGATCATTGTAGCACCTTCAATGGCCGAGGGCTTCCGCAGCATTGTTCAGACGATGGGGCTAGGTAACTTGAAGCCGAATATTGTTGTGTTGCGGTACCCTGAGATCTGGCGCCGTGAAAATCTGACAGAGATACCATCAACATTTGTGAGTATAATAAATGATTGCATCATTGCTAACAAGGCAGTTGTTATTGTCAAGGGACTTGATGAGTGGCCTAATGAGTTCCAGAGACAGTATGGGACTATTGACCTCTACTGGATTGTGAGAGATGGAGGATTGATGCTTCTTCTGTCTCAGCTCCTGCTCACGAAAGAGACCTTTGAAAGCTGCAAGATCCAAGTCTTTTGCATAGCTGAAGAGGACACTGATGCTGAAGAGCTGAAAACTGATGTCAAAAAGTTCTTGTATGATCTTAGGATGCATGCTGAGGTCATTGTTGTGACAATGAAGTCATGGGAATCTCACTTGGAGAGCAGTAGCAGTGGCGGTCAGCCAGATGATTCCCATGAGGCTTACGCTAGTGCACAGCGAAGGATCAGCACATACCTTTCCGAGATGAAAGAAACCACACAAAGAGAAGGGCGGCCACAAATGGAACATGGGAAGCAAGTGGTTGTGAACGAACAAAAGGTGGATAAATTCCTCT
This Lolium perenne isolate Kyuss_39 chromosome 1, Kyuss_2.0, whole genome shotgun sequence DNA region includes the following protein-coding sequences:
- the LOC127311466 gene encoding cation-chloride cotransporter 1 isoform X2; the protein is MENGEIEAAEDGLPVPAPPIGRRYRPVGSEDSAVIQMTSMDGSSTSATAVAGVTPQPPRNLQPGANLTINPSMQEDSSDHATSSGSQRDSKLELFGFDSLVNILGLKSMTGEQVQAPSSPREGEDVAITIGRLKETGPKFGTMMGVFVPCLQNILGIIYYIRFTWIVGMAGIWQSLVLVSFCGACTFLTGLSLSAIATNGAMKGGGPYYLIGRALGPEVGVSIGLCFFLGNAVAGSMYVLGAVETFLDAVPSAGLFQESVTVVNNTLLNGTAIAGTATISTPSLHDLQVYGVIVTILLCFIVFGGVKIINKVAPAFLIPVLFSLLCIYLGVFIAPRHNAPKGITGLSLTSLRDNWGSEYQRTNNAGVPDPNGSIYWNFNALVGLFFPAVTGIMAGSNRSASLKDTQRSIPIGTLFATLTTTAMYLFSVLLFGALSTREELLTDRLLTATVAWPAPVVIYIGIILSTLGAALQSLTGAPRLLAAIANDDILPVLNYFKVSEGGEPHAATLFTALICIGCVIIGNLDLITPTITMFFLLCYAGVNLSCFLLDLLDAPSWRPRWKLHHWSLSLVGALLCVVIMFLISWSFTVISLALASLIYYYVSIQGKAGDWGDGFKSAYFQLALRSLRSLGANQVHPKNWYPIPLILCRPWGKLPENVPCHPKLADFANCMKKKGRGMSIFVSTIDGDYHELAEDAKTACHQLEAYIEYKRCEGVAEIIVAPSMAEGFRSIVQTMGLGNLKPNIVVLRYPEIWRRENLTEIPSTFVSIINDCIIANKAVVIVKGLDEWPNEFQRQYGTIDLYWIVRDGGLMLLLSQLLLTKETFESCKIQVFCIAEEDTDAEELKTDVKKFLYDLRMHAEVIVVTMKSWESHLESSSSGGQPDDSHEAYASAQRRISTYLSEMKETTQREGRPQMEHGKQVVVNEQKVDKFLYTMLKLNSTILRYSRMAAVVLVSLPPPPLNHPAYFYMEYMDLLVENVPRMLIVRGYRRDVVTFFT
- the LOC127311466 gene encoding cation-chloride cotransporter 1 isoform X1; the encoded protein is MENGEIEAAEDGLPVPAPPIGRRYRPVGSEDSAVIQMTSMDGSSTSATAVAGVTPQPPRNLQPGANLTINPSMQEDSSDHATSSGSQRDSKLELFGFDSLVNILGLKSMTGEQVQAPSSPREGEDVAITIGRLKQETGPKFGTMMGVFVPCLQNILGIIYYIRFTWIVGMAGIWQSLVLVSFCGACTFLTGLSLSAIATNGAMKGGGPYYLIGRALGPEVGVSIGLCFFLGNAVAGSMYVLGAVETFLDAVPSAGLFQESVTVVNNTLLNGTAIAGTATISTPSLHDLQVYGVIVTILLCFIVFGGVKIINKVAPAFLIPVLFSLLCIYLGVFIAPRHNAPKGITGLSLTSLRDNWGSEYQRTNNAGVPDPNGSIYWNFNALVGLFFPAVTGIMAGSNRSASLKDTQRSIPIGTLFATLTTTAMYLFSVLLFGALSTREELLTDRLLTATVAWPAPVVIYIGIILSTLGAALQSLTGAPRLLAAIANDDILPVLNYFKVSEGGEPHAATLFTALICIGCVIIGNLDLITPTITMFFLLCYAGVNLSCFLLDLLDAPSWRPRWKLHHWSLSLVGALLCVVIMFLISWSFTVISLALASLIYYYVSIQGKAGDWGDGFKSAYFQLALRSLRSLGANQVHPKNWYPIPLILCRPWGKLPENVPCHPKLADFANCMKKKGRGMSIFVSTIDGDYHELAEDAKTACHQLEAYIEYKRCEGVAEIIVAPSMAEGFRSIVQTMGLGNLKPNIVVLRYPEIWRRENLTEIPSTFVSIINDCIIANKAVVIVKGLDEWPNEFQRQYGTIDLYWIVRDGGLMLLLSQLLLTKETFESCKIQVFCIAEEDTDAEELKTDVKKFLYDLRMHAEVIVVTMKSWESHLESSSSGGQPDDSHEAYASAQRRISTYLSEMKETTQREGRPQMEHGKQVVVNEQKVDKFLYTMLKLNSTILRYSRMAAVVLVSLPPPPLNHPAYFYMEYMDLLVENVPRMLIVRGYRRDVVTFFT